AAAGGCCCAAatagtgattattattattataaatatattcAGTTTGTTTTAattctgcaacgattaattgattaaattgagtaattcgattagaaaaaagcttcgaatcaaattttgctgcattgAGTATTcgcttagagtggcgttgtgatgttttgaaagtgttaacATAtaggtttatttatttgggtggatagaCTGCCCTCTAGAGGCAACATTGAATATGACAACTCAGTTAACttcaatccagctgctcccggtTTAGACTAAAttgaggtaagtttttgtttttagcgTATATTTTTTCATGCATTTGTAACTTAGTATATAAgtatatttagtcgttttttgttggaatgtgtttttgaacgatttgttaagagcattgttagaaaaaagttggcattttatagcgtttaagctagtggacttttgctacgcaagttagccagttgttcttttgtactTGGATTCAGGTGTATTTTATAATACCGTTTTAGGCTAGGATCagttattttaattcatttttaaatgaaagcgcAATTCTGTATAGTTTAAACTTTGAAGAAACGCtgagaaattttattttgtcttCGCATTTAAATGGTCTTTTGAAAGTGCTCTCCtagaatttattctgcaacgcattaaatgttccaaatcagattacctgattattttaaaaatcattttccTTGGACCTGATTGGGTTGCAGTGGTGCTATGTGCAGAAGCACTGACAATAACATGCTGTAGTAGAGGAGGATTGTTTGTCAGCAAAGAACATATGTCTATGAGTGCTGTTCTTTTTTTGCCTTTGAATGTTTCAGTGGACAttcattgttttgtttaatgccatgatTCTAATTTTAGCGCCTTCGATTGAATATGagcattagctatttttttctccatggaCAAAGGAATACGaagtataaattttttttttggtgtgtgtgttaAGTTTTACAATTTAGCGCAACACGTATGCAATAAACTATCAGTTTGGTCACAGCTAGGCAAAGTTGGGTCAGTAAATGTTCGCTATCAGCTATCAGGTTGCTTTTACACCACATTTGAGCAATTAAGTGTCAACTCTGGTCACTGAAATTGccctacattttttaaaatctccattttaaaATCGCCCGGGTCTACTAACCATAAACGGATTTTAAagcccccccccggtggccgaaaagtgtgattgcatgtaactgactttcttatacatataaaagttgtaaagcaataaaactgcagcaaacatgaatgaaatgaacaaaaaaaatttttttataatgggtcataaTTAGtttatcaatcaaaaaagttgcttcaattaaaaaaaaagaaatcaaagacaaatagctttcacacgcattttttttttttttttttttagttttaaatttatttttgcattcaaacatttttttgggattgaagcgactttttttgggggaaaatatttattttgattgaagcaacttttttttgattgaataacaaaGGCACAAATCTGCCTCCATATGGcttcgcccaggggatacaatttttgattggggtaactacatttgcACGACacgggcgggcgtaccatattcaatggatgacaatcttggcgaaaagtattgcctaagcagcccgatttagaattcccctctagaatgatgggaaacaaaaaacgctcattgtcaacttattattattaatattcttgtaagtaaattttattgctgacactgcgtgtaGGGTTCATCAacgtgttgtgccccccctcccccaaaagtcaaaccccgCCTATGCTACTAACTTGTTCACCTAACTGGCCATACCTGCTTGCAGTGGAAGCATTTCTTGGCAAACTTCTTTTCGTGGCACGCAGTGCAGTAGATGTCATCGCCCTTGGTCAGAAAGCTCTGCGTGCGGATTGGCTGCTTGCACTCGAAGCAGGTGAAGCACTCCTCGTGCCACACCTTGTTTTTGTACTCCACATTCTTGGAGCCTGCCACACAAATTGGTTTGACTATTTCTGCGTACCCCTAAATCGGCCTGGAGCTAGTAGACAAAAGCACAACGCGCATCTTACCTGGCAGGACCACCTTGTAGCAGCCTTGGCAGCGATTGCCATCAGCGCACGAGTTGCACTTGCCGCACATGATCTTGCCGTCGTCGCGGGCGCAGAAGGGCTCGCTGGCTAGCGCCTTGTAACACCTGGCGCAGCGGAAGCAATCCTCATGCCAGTGGCGGCTCTTGTGGTGCAGCTCCTGCaccccaaaattaaaaaatatcaagtgctggcaattaagcaatagtataTGTACGTGAGCACTTTTATTCCCCTGATGTTACTTTTAAAATTGCCTCTCATGtttacatttacaaaaaaatcatgtcCAGCAAAGGATTACAACACACCCTAAACACTCAAAATCAGCAAATAAACACTTGAACTCATATGtatatgtaaataaaaaatgttaagttgacgagaattttaaaattttgacaaacgaagacaaaactgaaaaagttcAAAAATTTATAAGCCTGGCATCCCGCCAGGCTTATAAACCTTTGTGTGAAACCCTGAAAAACCTCACTAAACCCAAAAAACCTTCATACTTACAAAAAACTCAAGACCTCTCACACCCACTATAAAAAAAGAATCACACGTATATAGGCCTATAGTCAAAAATACTTCTTAAAAATTCACAAGAGAACCCTAACACCTCCAAAAACTCAATTTTACAAAAGGAACCCCCCCCAAAACAGGCACCCAAAAACCCACATACACAAAAAATCGTCACTCCCAAAACACACAAACTCAaactaaaaacacccaaaaCACTTACCAGAAAATAACTCCCCACTCCACAGGAACATATCCTAGACTTATTTACTCTCTGATAAACTCACATCAAAAAGCTCTCACACTCACAAGAAAATTGCCAAGCACGGGTCACCTTAGAGTCGGCGCCGATAGGTTTCCTGCATTCGGCGCAGGTATTGGCGCAGATTTTGTCGAAGCACTTGGTGCACACAGGCTTGTCGTCCTTCCTAACGTACTTCTTGCCATGCAAGTTGTCGCGGCAGTAGAAGCAGTCGAAGCGCTCTGTCATGGTGGACGTCAGGTAGCTCCTGGGACCTGCAGGAAAAGGACGGAACGGCgtcttaaaaaaagaaaagaaaaaaaaaaaagcacaacaaaGCAGGGAACAAACAAGTTTTCAGACTTTTTAGAGTTTCCCAAAATGAGAGTAGGGCAGAAGTGAGATTGAGTCACAGTTCTGCGGTTCAGGGTTATTATCAGCATGGATTATCGGCAATTCCATCGCAGGAATGCAGAGGGTCTGATCTGGAAAAGTGCGGTCATCGCTTATCAGGGAAAAACATGAATGATGGACTGAGTTAATTTCATTGTAAAACAATACAGCTGGAATTATGCGCTAAGGTTCAAAGGTCACCACATTTGGGCTTGGGAAGCATAACGACATGTACAAATATTTGGGAGGCCAGTTGAAAGACGATCTCttacatatgtacagtatgtgtgtgtgagcatGCCAGTGTTTTCAAGTGTGTCATTGTAAATCTTttgttcgtgttttttttttttattatttctgtgtaCATATGTATGTTCGTTTGagttttactttacttttttttgtttgtttgtttgtttggcatGGTGAATGAGGTAGAAAACAAAGTTAttgtgtggtcaatgtaaaaccAGTTCATTTTTAAAGCAAGTCTGGTTTGTccatcatcatcaatggcagccaattagttaattgTGAATATTCTCCCATTTCtgtacattattttttgaatgaaaaaaaaaaaaaaaaaacaattgcagtTGAAGAACAGCATAAtttatccctcgtttttcgcggttcgtggggaccagaacctgccgcgaagTGAAAAACCACCAAGTAGCCCCCcccacgccccccccccccaaaatgaaataatttgtgtgtgtgtgtgtgtgtgtgttctcaatgtatttattcagatttagcattggaaagagatacatatacagtgccttgcaaaagtattcggccccgttgaaccttgcaacctttcgccacatttcaggcttcaaacataaagatataaaattttaattttttgtcaagaatcaacaacaagtgggacacaatcgtgaagtggaacaaaatttattggataatttaacaaataaaaaactgaaaagtggggcgtgcaatattattcggcccccttgcgttaatactttgtagcgccaccctttgctccaattacagctgcaagtcgcttggggtatgtttctatcagttttgcacatcgagagactgacattcttgcccattcttccttgcaaaacagctctagctcagtgaggttggatggagagtgtttgtgaacagcagtcttcagctctttccacagattctcgattggattcaggtctggactttgacttggccattctaacacctggatacatttatttttgaaccattccattgtagatttggctttatgttttggatcattgtcctgttggaagataaatctccgtcccagtctcaggtcttgtgcagataccaacaggctttcttccagaatgttcctgtatttggctgcatccatcttcccgtcaattttaaccatcttccctgtccctgctgaagaaaagcaggcccaaaccatgatgctgccaccaccatgtttgacagtggggatggtgtgttcagggtgatgagctgtgttgcttttacgccaaacatatcgttttgcattgtggccaaaaagttcaattttggtttcatctgaccagagcaccttcttccacatgtttggtgtgtctcccaggtggcttgtggcaaactttaaacgagactttttatggatatctttgagaaatggctttcttcttgccactcttccataaaggccagatttgtgcagtgtacgactgattgttgtcctatggacagactctcccacctcagctgtagatctctgcagttcatccagagtgatcatgggcctcttggctgcatctctgatcagttttctccttgtttgagaagaaagtttggaaggacggccgggtcttggtagatttgctgtggtctgatgctccttccatttcaatatgatggcttgcacagtgctccttgagatgtttaaagcttgggaaatctttttgtatccaaatccggctttaaacttctccacaacagtatctcggacctgcctggtgtgttccttggttttcataatgctctctgcactttaaacagaaccctgagactatcacagagcaggtgcatttatacggagacttgattacacacatttgggttctatttatcatcatcggtcatttaggacaacattggatcattcagagatcctcactgaacttctggagtgagtttgctgcactgaaagtaaaggggccgaataacattgcacgccccacttttcagttttttatttgttaaaaaagttgaaattatccaataaatgttgttccacttcacgattgtgtcccacttgttgttgattcttgacaaaaaaattcaatttcatatctttatgtttgaagcctgaaatgtggcgaaaggttgcaagattcaagggggccgaatacttttgcaaggcactgtaagagatgttttttccacttttttcccaaagtataatggaaaaaaaaaccatatatataagggctgtcaaaattatcgcgttaacgcgcggtaattaattttttaaattaatcacgttaaaatatttgacgcaattaacgcacatgtcccgctcagaaagtattctgccttttggtaagttttacagcaaggctttttgtgctgtccaacagcgaactcttgtggtcgctttgcgacatggtttattgttttcagtccagttcaatatggctgcacgacgtctcgggctgataatgctgTGCttgtatgatccttggacaagatttgtctataagtatggttgttgtaaagaatgtacatattatgttagtaagcgaaatgttatattttttgtatgagacgctttttgtttatgttaagtgaacctgtatagcgtgctaagctaatgttgttgctaatgcaatgcttgtgtactttttttttttgtagttttacgactgtctaaagaggacaatggtttgaggccattttattattaaatcagatgaaaaaggaagaagtctaattattaaggcgtcgttcactagctgtctagctttggaaaaagtagacgcttcggagtgaggacagcatagacagatttaaatgacagtagagtgaaatgcccactacagtccttatgtaccgtatgttgaatgtatatatccaccttgtgtcttatctttccattccaacaatttattttagagaatatatatatatatatatataatttacagaaaaatatggcatattttatagatggtttgaattgcgattaattgcgattaattacgattaattaatttttaagctgtaattaactcgattaaaaattttaatcgtttgacagccctaatatatatatatgtatatatatatatatatatatatatatatatatatatatgtatttttttaaattaaatttttatttccCACCGaagtatttttaaacaagaaaaaaactaaaaaatgctttgtttcattaaatgcttcattgagtgagtgcactcaaatccgctcaagctgctcacttacacacaatgagttgccacagcaactgtttaacaagttaaacgatgatttacggatgcggcgctttgaagtttgctTCTCGCGCAAGATCAAACAataaatgtctgtcaatcattgttaactttaataagcaattcCAGTGCACTTCCtgaccaaaaaaaagcaatgagagagagggagagggggactacgcgatcggcttgggacagctcatctgtacatatattttttttaattgaaaaaaaatctgcgatggcctgagggcgtgaagtagcgagggatcactgttttctcttttttttagtttgaatttaactaaaaatatttttttaaaaaacaaaaaaaatatatatatattctttagtTCTTCCACAGGGCTCGATAAGCCAGGCGAGCCGCTAGGCTTTTTATTTGTTCTGTG
This Corythoichthys intestinalis isolate RoL2023-P3 chromosome 11, ASM3026506v1, whole genome shotgun sequence DNA region includes the following protein-coding sequences:
- the fhl1a gene encoding four and a half LIM domains protein 1a isoform X2; the protein is MTERFDCFYCRDNLHGKKYVRKDDKPVCTKCFDKICANTCAECRKPIGADSKELHHKSRHWHEDCFRCARCYKALASEPFCARDDGKIMCGKCNSCADGNRCQGCYKVVLPGSKNVEYKNKVWHEECFTCFECKQPIRTQSFLTKGDDIYCTACHEKKFAKKCFHCKQPITSGGISYQEQPWHSECFVCRTCRKQLSGSRFTAHENAFYCVDCYRSDVAKKCHGCKNPITGFGHGTNVVHYEGFSWHEYCFNCKKCCLSLANKRFVITGDHIYCPNCAKL
- the fhl1a gene encoding four and a half LIM domains protein 1a isoform X1; this encodes MTFFRHSGPRSYLTSTMTERFDCFYCRDNLHGKKYVRKDDKPVCTKCFDKICANTCAECRKPIGADSKELHHKSRHWHEDCFRCARCYKALASEPFCARDDGKIMCGKCNSCADGNRCQGCYKVVLPGSKNVEYKNKVWHEECFTCFECKQPIRTQSFLTKGDDIYCTACHEKKFAKKCFHCKQPITSGGISYQEQPWHSECFVCRTCRKQLSGSRFTAHENAFYCVDCYRSDVAKKCHGCKNPITGFGHGTNVVHYEGFSWHEYCFNCKKCCLSLANKRFVITGDHIYCPNCAKL